From one Eriocheir sinensis breed Jianghai 21 chromosome 60, ASM2467909v1, whole genome shotgun sequence genomic stretch:
- the LOC126985870 gene encoding uncharacterized protein LOC126985870: MALLRAPAGGWGLCLGRLGAGQPLGSLVAAFHAEAPLTEYTATPAYPAVVDLSRAANRRRQKEEWHARVTGLPTVEQKAVELNMPKYYGHWSCHVHDTKPMLLGADFCQFATRTHVAQGLPQDYYGEVWDAAMAAAGKVTDQVEQLIDLNYNMQLNRRIKGTPATHKRRQTQNFLAGLHRVLAGALQDTPHIRDATIDLKPRIEAFWFLGSIPPDRMLRKSRANLPWVKELEHEPVDRPIQGSSSPFLGVRVADGLPAVVGRDDTLATSADIPPNSLDPRAFGFKFKHKHATTVTGYWPGEMKEYGHLFLHTWEIEEAYAARFGAHNLSGAFTHKAVISSFVQAHAHAAYLGFGPVTEMTYPLVQQSAYTDGHRWTLGLYQLNTCALHSERPVENTHNNILWLSEEQQLFEGVDDGGVKGLNTPLLASLLAMYLKRGVPNADATPYLALKHVSQHPAREEYREEFHNTYLRLCSNRPRSRLKPEMYLWEKIYKVDHNTRPLDTPRRFFEDTYRKKDPGQRRLDDYSPVYIPKDKRIHKRIKFKPRLDSKHLYKYDQKLLFSLRVPKDVAHPKKVV; this comes from the exons ATGGCGCTGCTGCGGGCGCCGGCTGGGGGCTGGGGGCTGTGCCTGGGCCGCCTTGGGGCCGGCCAGCCCCTTGGATCCCTGGTGGCCGCCTTTCACGCTGAGGCGCCCCTGACGGAGTACACGGCCACGCCCGCCTACCCCGCGGTGGTGGACCTGTCCCGCGCGGCCAACCGGCGCCGGCAGAAGGAGGAGTGGCACGCCAGGGTGACGGGCCTGCCCACGGTGGAGCAGAAGGCCGTGGAGCTCAACATGCCCAAATACTACGGCCACTGGTCCTGCCACGTGCACGACACCAAG CCCATGCTGCTGGGTGCTGACTTCTGCCAATTTGCTACGAGGACCCACGTGGCTCAGGGGCTGCCGCAGGACTACTATGGGGAAGTGTGGGATGCAGCGATGGCAGCAGCGGGCAAGGTGACCGACCAAGTGGAGCAGCTGATTGACCTCAACTATAACATGCAgttgaacag gcGTATCAAGGGCACTCCCGCCACACACAAGCGGCGCCAGACTCAGAATTTCCTTGCTGGGCTGCACCGAGTCCTGGCTGGGGCCCTGCAGGACACACCCCACATCAGGGACGCCACG ATTGACCTCAAGCCACGCATTGAGGCGTTCTGGTTCCTGGGCAGCATTCCGCCAGACCGCATGCTGAGGAAGAGCCGTGCCAACCTGCCCTGGGTCAAGGAGCTGGAGCACGAGCCCGTCGACAG GCCAATCCAAGGCAGCAGCTCTCCCTTTCTTGGGGTGCGTGTGGCGGATGGGCTGCCGGCGGTGGTGGGGCGCGACGACACCCTCGCCACCTCTGCAGACATCCCCCCAAACAGCCTGGACCCACGCGCGTTTGGGTTCAAGTTCAAACACAAGCACGCCACTActgtaacag GGTACTGGCCGGGGGAGATGAAGGAGTATGGGCACCTCTTCCTACACACATGGGAAATTGAGGAAGCATACGCAGCCCGGTTTGGCGCACACAACCTGTCGGGCGCTTTCACACACAAGGCCGTCATCTCCTCCTTCGTCCAGGCTCACGCACACGCCGCTTACTTAg GGTTTGGGCCAGTGACGGAGATGACCTACCCACTGGTGCAGCAGTCTGCCTACACGGACGGCCACCGCTGGACGCTGGGCCTGTACCAGCTCAACACCTGCGCCCTGCACTCGGAGCGGCCTGTAGAGAACACCCACAACAACATACTGTG GCTGAGTGAGGAGCAGCAGCTGTTTGAGGGCGTGGATGATGGTGGGGTGAAGGGCCTCAACACGCCCCTCCTGGCCTCCCTGCTGGCCATGTACCTCAAGAGGGGGGTGCCCAACGCTGATGCCACGCCCTATCTGGCCCTCAAG cacGTGTCGCAGCACCCCGCCCGTGAGGAGTATCGTGAGGAGTTCCACAACACTTACCTGCGGCTCTGCTCCAATCGCCCCCGCTCTCGCCTCAAGCCGGAGATGTACCTGTGGGAGAAGATCTACAAGGTGGACCACAACACACGGCCCCTTGACACACCCCGCCGCTTCTTTGAGGACACATA CCGCAAGAAGGACCCCGGCCAGCGTCGTCTGGATGACTACAGCCCCGTCTACATCCCCAAGGACAAGCGCATACATAAGAGGATCAAGTTCAAGCCCAGGCTGGACTCCAAGCACCTCTACAAGTACGACCAGAAATTATTGTTCAGTTTACGAGTGCCCAAGGATGTTGCTCACCCCAAAAAAGTAGTTTAA